A single Capricornis sumatraensis isolate serow.1 chromosome 20, serow.2, whole genome shotgun sequence DNA region contains:
- the RABAC1 gene encoding prenylated Rab acceptor protein 1: protein MAAEKDQQKDAEAEGLSAATLLPKLIPSGAGREWLERRRATIRSWGSFVDQRRFSRPRNLGELCQRLVRNVEYYQSNYVFVFLGLILYCVATSPMLLVALAVFFGACYILYLRTLQSKFVLFGREVSPAHQYALAGGVSFPFFWLAGAGSAVFWVLGATLVVIGSHAAFHQMEAVDGEELQMEPV from the exons ATGGCGGCCGAGAAGGACCAGCAGAAGGATGCCGAGGCGGAAGGACTGAGCGCCGC GACCCTGCTGCCGAAACTGATTCCATCTGGCGCGGGCCGCGAGTGGCTGGAGCGGCGCCGTGCGACCATCCGGTCCTGGGGCTCCTTCGTGGACCAGCGGCGCTTCTCGCGGCCCCGCAACCTGGGCGAGCTGTGCCAGCGCCTCGTACGCAACGTGGAGTACTACCAGAGCAACTATGTGTTCGTGTTTCTGGGCCTCATCCTGTACTGTGT GGCGACGTCTCCCATGCTGCTGGTGGCCCTGGCTGTCTTCTTTGGCGCCTGTTACATCCTCTATCTGCGCACGTTGCAGTCCAAGTTTGTTCTGTTCG GCCGGGAGGTGAGCCCCGCCCATCAGTATGCTCTGGCCGGGGGCgtctcctttcccttcttctgGCTGGCCGGCGCGGGCTCCGCCGTCTTCTGGGTCCTGG GAGCCACTCTCGTAGTCATCGGCTCCCATGCCGCCTTCCACCAGATGGAGGCTGTGGATGGGGAGGAGCTGCAGATGGAACCCGTGTGA